In a single window of the Pedococcus dokdonensis genome:
- the rplJ gene encoding 50S ribosomal protein L10 gives MAKADKAAAIAELSDKFRTSGAAVLTEYRGLSVKQITDLRNSLRGNATFAVVKNTLTELAAKDAGVTAFDGQLVGPSAIAFVDGDPVEAAKGLRDFAKANPLLVIKGGVLDGKALTPAEITKLADLESREVLLAKLAGAMQASLSQAVYLFAAPLSQTARVVDALRAKVEAEGPVAAAAAPAAEAEVAEAPAEAAAEETPAEAPAAEATADVAEGGDES, from the coding sequence ATGGCCAAGGCTGACAAGGCTGCCGCCATCGCCGAGCTGTCGGACAAGTTCCGCACCTCCGGCGCGGCCGTGCTGACCGAGTACCGCGGGCTGTCGGTGAAGCAGATCACCGACCTCCGCAACTCGCTGCGCGGGAACGCCACCTTCGCCGTCGTGAAGAACACGCTCACCGAGCTCGCTGCGAAGGACGCCGGCGTCACGGCGTTCGACGGCCAGCTCGTCGGCCCGTCCGCCATCGCGTTCGTCGATGGTGACCCGGTCGAGGCCGCCAAGGGCCTGCGTGACTTCGCCAAGGCGAACCCCCTCCTCGTGATCAAGGGCGGCGTCCTCGACGGCAAGGCCCTGACTCCCGCGGAGATCACGAAGCTCGCGGACCTCGAGTCCCGCGAGGTTCTCCTGGCCAAGCTGGCCGGTGCCATGCAGGCGTCGCTCAGCCAGGCTGTCTACCTCTTCGCCGCACCGCTGTCGCAGACCGCTCGGGTCGTCGACGCGCTGCGCGCCAAGGTCGAGGCCGAGGGCCCGGTGGCTGCTGCCGCCGCTCCCGCCGCCGAGGCCGAGGTCGCCGAGGCTCCGGCCGAGGCAGCTGCCGAGGAGACCCCCGCCGAGGCCCCCGCGGCCGAGGCAACCGCAGACGTCGCCGAGGGTGGCGACGAGAGCTGA
- the rplL gene encoding 50S ribosomal protein L7/L12, with the protein MAKLSTDELLEAFKEMTLIELSEFVKQFEDTFNVTAAAPVAVAGAAPAAGGGDAGAAEEQDEFDVILEAAGDKKIQVIKEVRALTSLGLKEAKDLVDGAPKPVLEKVDKAAADKAKEALEGAGATVTLK; encoded by the coding sequence ATGGCGAAGCTCTCCACCGACGAGCTCCTTGAGGCTTTCAAGGAAATGACCCTCATCGAGCTCTCCGAGTTCGTGAAGCAGTTCGAGGACACCTTCAACGTCACCGCTGCCGCCCCCGTGGCCGTGGCCGGTGCCGCCCCCGCCGCTGGCGGCGGCGACGCTGGTGCTGCCGAGGAGCAGGACGAGTTCGACGTCATCCTCGAGGCTGCTGGTGACAAGAAGATCCAGGTCATCAAGGAGGTCCGCGCGCTGACCTCCCTCGGCCTGAAGGAGGCCAAGGACCTCGTCGACGGCGCCCCCAAGCCTGTCCTCGAGAAGGTCGACAAGGCTGCGGCCGACAAGGCCAAGGAGGCCCTCGAGGGCGCCGGGGCCACCGTCACCCTCAAGTGA
- a CDS encoding ABC transporter ATP-binding protein, which translates to MGVEIKVEGLTKRFGSQVIWNDVTLTLPAGEISVMLGPSGTGKSVFLKTLVGLLKPDAGSIWIEGSDLTRLRENDLYEIRKLFGVLFQDGALFGSMNLYDNVAFPLREHTRKSESEVRSIVMEKMDLVGLTGAESKLPGEISGGMRKRAGLARALVLDPEILLIDEPDSGLDPVRTSYINQLFIDLNAQIDATFLIVTHDINSTRTVPDNIGLLYHKHLAMFGPREMLLSSEEPVVRQFLNAQTIGPIGMSEEKDADELAAEAKSGQELPPLPPIPLQLGTSDGTPRRGERPAGQWCRDNGVTPPPGSFQSQNAGVPGVRPTESAEPTAVPS; encoded by the coding sequence GTGGGCGTTGAGATCAAGGTCGAGGGACTGACGAAGCGGTTCGGGTCGCAGGTGATCTGGAACGACGTCACCCTGACCCTCCCCGCAGGCGAGATCTCGGTCATGCTCGGGCCCTCCGGCACCGGCAAGTCGGTCTTCCTCAAGACGCTGGTCGGGCTGCTGAAGCCGGACGCCGGCTCGATCTGGATCGAGGGCAGTGACCTGACCCGGCTGCGCGAGAACGACCTCTACGAGATCCGCAAGCTGTTCGGGGTGCTGTTCCAGGACGGCGCGCTGTTCGGCTCGATGAACCTCTACGACAACGTCGCCTTCCCGCTGCGCGAGCACACCCGCAAGAGCGAGTCCGAGGTGCGCTCGATCGTCATGGAGAAGATGGACCTGGTCGGCCTCACCGGGGCCGAGTCCAAGCTGCCCGGCGAGATCTCCGGTGGCATGCGCAAGCGCGCCGGCCTGGCGCGGGCCCTCGTGCTCGACCCCGAGATCCTGCTCATCGACGAGCCCGACTCCGGCCTCGACCCGGTGCGCACGTCCTACATCAACCAGCTCTTCATCGACCTCAACGCGCAGATCGACGCGACCTTCCTCATCGTCACGCACGACATCAACTCGACGCGCACGGTGCCGGACAACATCGGGTTGCTCTACCACAAGCACCTCGCGATGTTCGGGCCGCGCGAGATGCTGCTGAGTTCGGAGGAGCCGGTCGTGCGCCAGTTCCTCAACGCCCAGACGATCGGCCCGATCGGGATGTCCGAGGAGAAGGACGCCGACGAGCTCGCGGCCGAGGCGAAGTCCGGGCAGGAGCTGCCGCCCCTGCCGCCGATCCCGCTGCAGCTCGGCACCAGCGACGGCACTCCCCGACGTGGCGAGCGCCCGGCCGGCCAGTGGTGCCGCGACAACGGCGTCACCCCGCCGCCGGGGTCGTTCCAGTCGCAGAACGCGGGTGTCCCGGGCGTCCGCCCGACCGAGTCGGCCGAACCGACGGCGGTGCCGTCATGA
- a CDS encoding MlaE family ABC transporter permease, with the protein MSNPAIGALRQSGSLFALVLDVIRALPKRPFQTKEFIQQCWFIASVTIVPTALVSIPFGAVIALQLGTLTRQLGAQSFTGAASVLAVIREASPIVTALLIAGAGGSAICADLGSRKIREEIDAMEVLGISPIQRLVVPRVLAAMLVALLLNGLVSVVGVAGGYFFNVIIQGGTPGAYIASFTALAQLADLWTSEIKAVIFGFIAAVVASYKGLTAGGGPKGVGDAVNQSVVITFMFLFVVNFVASAVYFQVVPQKI; encoded by the coding sequence ATGAGCAACCCGGCCATCGGAGCCCTGCGCCAGAGCGGCTCGCTCTTCGCCCTCGTCCTGGACGTCATCCGGGCGCTGCCGAAGCGACCGTTCCAGACCAAGGAGTTCATCCAGCAGTGCTGGTTCATCGCCTCGGTCACGATCGTCCCGACCGCGCTGGTGTCCATCCCGTTCGGTGCGGTGATCGCGCTCCAGCTCGGCACGCTGACCCGCCAGCTCGGCGCGCAGTCGTTCACCGGTGCGGCGTCGGTGCTCGCCGTGATCCGCGAGGCCAGCCCCATCGTCACCGCGCTGCTCATCGCCGGGGCCGGCGGCTCGGCCATCTGTGCCGACCTCGGCTCGCGCAAGATCCGCGAGGAGATCGACGCGATGGAGGTGCTCGGCATCAGCCCGATCCAGCGCCTCGTGGTGCCGCGCGTGCTCGCGGCGATGCTCGTGGCGCTGCTGCTCAACGGCCTGGTCTCGGTCGTCGGTGTCGCCGGTGGCTACTTCTTCAACGTGATCATCCAGGGCGGCACCCCGGGGGCCTACATCGCGTCGTTCACCGCCCTGGCCCAGCTGGCCGACCTGTGGACCAGTGAGATCAAGGCGGTCATCTTCGGCTTCATCGCCGCCGTGGTCGCGTCCTACAAGGGGCTGACGGCTGGTGGCGGCCCCAAGGGCGTCGGCGACGCGGTCAACCAGAGCGTCGTCATCACCTTCATGTTCCTGTTCGTCGTGAACTTCGTGGCGAGCGCCGTCTACTTCCAAGTCGTCCCCCAGAAGATCTGA
- a CDS encoding MlaE family ABC transporter permease has product MSKVLDLAGRPAQALDSLGEQLRFYVRSLAWSPRTLRRYKKEVMRLLAEVSLGSGALSVIGGTVGVIAFLAFFTGSQVGLQGYSSLNQLGTGAFTGFVSAYLNTREIAPLVAGLALAATVGCGFTAQLGAMRISEEVDALEVMGVPSLPFLVTTRMIAGFVAVVPLYVLGLLSSYGATRFIVVHYFGQSAGTYDHYFHLFLPPIDVLYSFLKVMVFAVVIILIHCYYGYNASGGPAGVGVAVGKAVRTSIVAINIVDFFFSLAVWGATTTVRIAG; this is encoded by the coding sequence ATGAGCAAGGTCCTCGACCTCGCCGGTCGACCGGCCCAGGCCCTCGACAGCCTCGGCGAGCAGCTGCGGTTCTACGTCCGCTCGCTGGCCTGGAGCCCGCGCACCCTGCGCCGCTACAAGAAGGAGGTGATGCGCCTCCTCGCCGAGGTGTCCCTCGGTTCCGGTGCCCTCTCTGTCATCGGTGGCACCGTCGGCGTGATCGCCTTCCTCGCGTTCTTCACCGGCAGCCAGGTGGGTCTGCAGGGCTACTCGTCCCTCAACCAGCTCGGCACCGGCGCCTTCACCGGCTTCGTCTCGGCCTACCTCAACACCCGTGAGATCGCGCCGCTGGTCGCCGGGCTGGCGCTCGCGGCGACGGTGGGCTGTGGCTTCACCGCCCAGCTCGGCGCGATGCGGATCTCCGAGGAGGTCGACGCGCTGGAGGTGATGGGGGTGCCGTCGCTGCCGTTCCTGGTGACGACGCGCATGATCGCCGGCTTCGTGGCGGTCGTGCCGCTCTACGTCCTCGGGCTGCTCTCGTCCTACGGCGCGACCAGGTTCATCGTGGTGCACTACTTCGGGCAGTCGGCCGGCACCTACGACCACTACTTCCACCTGTTCCTGCCGCCGATCGACGTCCTCTACTCGTTCCTCAAGGTGATGGTCTTCGCGGTCGTCATCATCCTGATCCACTGCTACTACGGCTACAACGCCAGCGGTGGCCCGGCGGGTGTCGGTGTCGCGGTGGGGAAGGCGGTCCGCACCTCCATCGTCGCGATCAACATCGTCGACTTCTTCTTCTCGCTCGCGGTGTGGGGCGCGACGACGACCGTGCGGATCGCGGGTTGA
- a CDS encoding MCE family protein gives MAESSTGTMSRLGNRAYGVGFILVVALLVGLSIASFQKRFTSVVMVNLLTDRIGSQLQTSSDVKLRGLIVGEVRSIETTGDGARLQLALKPEMVDLIPADVSARLLPKTLFGERFVDLVTPAGAPAKHIEAGDTIGQDRTTVAIELEKVFDDLLPLLRTVQPEKLSATLNALASALEGRGTRLGENLVLVDSYFKEINPKLPTIKADISGLADLASTYAVAAPDLVRAAKALVTTSTTIVEKKDALSGFLVGTAGFANTTADFLDANGDRIIRVGAVQRPTVEVLAKYSPQYPCIATAMVNWIPRIDEAWRDKKFHITVEITKQRSGYKPGEEPRWGERRGPSCQGLPGRYGTQENPWTGNHFDDGANHSGSSAGSALPSMFSGPSGQSIVGADSGLAGTEGEQDVVAALLSSSGQRSAITTLLAGPMLRGTVVNQQ, from the coding sequence ATGGCTGAGTCCTCCACCGGAACCATGTCGCGCCTGGGCAACCGGGCCTACGGCGTGGGCTTCATCCTCGTCGTGGCCCTTCTCGTGGGGCTGTCGATCGCCTCGTTCCAGAAGCGGTTCACCTCCGTGGTCATGGTCAACCTGCTGACCGACCGGATCGGGTCGCAGCTGCAGACCTCGTCCGACGTGAAGCTCCGCGGCCTGATCGTCGGTGAGGTGCGCAGCATCGAGACGACCGGTGACGGCGCCCGGCTGCAGCTCGCGCTCAAGCCCGAGATGGTCGACCTGATCCCCGCCGACGTCTCCGCGCGACTGCTGCCGAAGACCCTGTTCGGAGAGCGGTTCGTCGACCTGGTGACCCCGGCGGGTGCTCCCGCCAAGCACATCGAGGCGGGCGACACGATCGGGCAGGACCGCACGACGGTCGCGATCGAGCTGGAGAAGGTCTTCGACGACCTGCTCCCGCTGCTGCGCACCGTCCAGCCCGAGAAGCTGTCCGCCACCCTCAACGCGCTCGCCAGCGCCCTTGAGGGGCGCGGCACGCGGCTGGGCGAGAACCTCGTCCTCGTCGACAGCTACTTCAAGGAGATCAACCCCAAGCTTCCGACGATCAAGGCCGACATCAGCGGTCTGGCCGACCTCGCGAGCACGTATGCCGTGGCGGCGCCAGACCTCGTCCGCGCCGCCAAGGCGCTGGTCACCACCTCCACCACCATCGTGGAGAAGAAGGACGCCCTGTCGGGCTTCCTCGTCGGCACCGCGGGCTTCGCCAACACCACCGCCGACTTCCTGGACGCCAACGGCGACCGCATCATCCGCGTCGGAGCCGTGCAGCGCCCGACCGTCGAGGTGCTGGCGAAGTACTCGCCGCAGTACCCGTGCATCGCGACCGCGATGGTCAACTGGATCCCGCGGATCGACGAGGCCTGGCGCGACAAGAAGTTCCACATCACGGTGGAGATCACCAAGCAGCGGTCCGGCTACAAGCCGGGCGAGGAGCCGCGGTGGGGCGAGCGTCGCGGTCCGAGCTGCCAGGGCCTGCCCGGGCGTTACGGCACCCAGGAGAACCCCTGGACCGGCAACCACTTCGACGACGGCGCGAACCACTCCGGCTCGAGCGCGGGCAGCGCCCTGCCGTCGATGTTCTCGGGCCCCTCGGGCCAGTCCATCGTCGGGGCCGACTCCGGCCTGGCGGGCACCGAAGGTGAGCAGGACGTCGTCGCGGCGCTGCTGTCCTCGAGCGGGCAGCGGTCGGCGATCACGACGCTCCTGGCCGGTCCGATGCTGCGTGGAACGGTGGTGAACCAACAATGA
- a CDS encoding MCE family protein produces the protein MSTRSSLAKFIVFVVATLLATGTLAATIANTQFGDKATYHAVFQDVTGLAAGQEVRIAGVRVGEVKSIAVAADRVHATVEFNVLKTSVLTQGTKATIKYRNLVGERYVALTQEVGGAAPLKDGATLGLDHTQSALDLTVLFNGFKPLFAALSPKDVNELSSNIISVLQGEGGNINSLLSKTASLTSTLADRDEVIGRTIANLNTVLGTVDEHDAALKELIDQLQRFVSGLAADRKTIGASLTNINSLTAETADLLKVTRPSIKADIAHLHDLSTNLNKPSNTATFEKFLSTSPGKINTITRTATYGSWFNFYMCDFKGTIVVPAAVKGAPAIKIPVSKPAGLSAARCS, from the coding sequence ATGAGCACCCGTTCCAGCCTGGCCAAGTTCATCGTCTTCGTGGTGGCCACGTTGCTCGCCACCGGGACCCTCGCGGCCACGATCGCGAACACCCAGTTCGGCGACAAGGCCACCTACCACGCCGTGTTCCAGGACGTCACCGGTCTCGCCGCCGGACAGGAGGTCCGCATCGCCGGTGTCCGTGTGGGTGAGGTGAAGTCGATCGCGGTGGCGGCCGACCGCGTGCACGCCACCGTCGAGTTCAACGTGCTGAAGACCAGCGTCCTGACCCAGGGCACCAAGGCGACGATCAAGTACCGCAACCTCGTGGGCGAGCGCTACGTCGCCCTGACCCAGGAGGTCGGGGGAGCGGCGCCGCTCAAGGACGGCGCGACCCTGGGTCTCGACCACACGCAGTCGGCGCTCGACCTCACGGTGCTCTTCAACGGGTTCAAGCCGCTGTTCGCCGCGTTGTCGCCCAAGGACGTCAACGAGCTGTCGAGCAACATCATCAGCGTCCTGCAGGGCGAGGGGGGCAACATCAACTCCCTGCTGTCCAAGACCGCGTCGCTCACCTCCACCCTCGCCGACCGGGACGAGGTCATCGGCCGCACCATCGCCAACCTCAACACCGTGCTCGGCACGGTGGACGAGCACGACGCCGCCCTCAAGGAGCTGATCGACCAGCTGCAGCGGTTCGTCTCCGGGCTCGCCGCCGACCGCAAGACCATCGGCGCCTCGCTGACCAACATCAACAGCCTCACCGCGGAGACGGCCGACCTGCTCAAGGTGACCCGCCCGTCGATCAAGGCCGACATCGCCCACCTGCACGACCTGTCGACCAACCTCAACAAGCCGTCGAACACCGCGACCTTCGAGAAGTTCCTCTCGACCTCGCCGGGCAAGATCAACACGATCACCCGCACCGCCACCTACGGCTCCTGGTTCAACTTCTACATGTGCGACTTCAAGGGCACGATCGTCGTCCCGGCCGCCGTCAAGGGCGCTCCGGCCATCAAGATCCCGGTGAGCAAGCCGGCCGGCCTGTCCGCCGCGAGGTGCTCATGA
- a CDS encoding MCE family protein codes for MTIPFRERNPVPIGAAGLLAIGLVLFLAFNIQTIPFLGGGDHYSAAFSEAGGLIEGDDVRIAGVKVGKVEKVDLAGDHVVVGFKVTEPVAFGTRTGASVRMKTLLGAKYLALEPGGGGQLKEDSEIPLDRTVSSYDIVNAFTDLATTSERIDTDQLAKSLTTLATEFKDSPPDVKAALDGLSRLSNTIASRDDELRRLLASANSVSGTVAQRNKAVESIIKNADLLMVELNARRDAIHTLFTNTSAMAQQITGLVRDNRTELKPALDQLTKVLAVLQKHEKDLGDTIQAMGPFTRLFANVLGNGRWFDTYIANLTTPVSAGGN; via the coding sequence ATGACCATCCCGTTCCGCGAGCGCAACCCCGTCCCGATCGGGGCCGCCGGCCTGCTGGCCATCGGCCTGGTGCTGTTCCTCGCGTTCAACATCCAGACCATCCCGTTCCTCGGGGGCGGTGACCACTACAGCGCGGCCTTCAGCGAGGCCGGTGGCCTGATCGAGGGTGACGACGTCCGCATCGCGGGGGTGAAGGTCGGCAAGGTCGAGAAGGTCGACCTCGCGGGCGACCACGTCGTCGTCGGCTTCAAGGTCACCGAGCCGGTGGCGTTCGGCACCCGCACCGGTGCGAGCGTGCGGATGAAGACCCTGCTCGGGGCGAAGTACCTCGCCCTCGAGCCGGGTGGCGGTGGCCAGCTCAAGGAGGACAGCGAGATCCCGCTGGACCGGACCGTCTCGTCCTACGACATCGTGAACGCCTTCACCGACCTCGCGACCACCTCGGAGCGGATCGACACCGACCAGCTGGCGAAGTCGCTGACCACCCTGGCCACCGAGTTCAAGGACAGCCCGCCCGACGTGAAGGCTGCCCTCGACGGGCTGAGCCGGCTCTCGAACACGATCGCCTCCCGCGACGACGAGCTCCGTCGGCTGCTGGCTTCCGCGAACTCCGTCAGCGGCACCGTGGCCCAGCGCAACAAGGCAGTGGAGTCGATCATCAAGAACGCCGACCTGCTGATGGTGGAGCTGAACGCCCGGCGCGACGCCATCCACACGCTCTTCACCAACACCTCGGCGATGGCCCAGCAGATCACCGGTCTGGTGCGCGACAACCGCACCGAGCTCAAGCCCGCGCTCGACCAGCTGACCAAGGTGCTTGCCGTGCTGCAGAAGCACGAGAAGGACCTCGGCGACACGATCCAGGCGATGGGTCCCTTCACCCGGCTGTTCGCCAACGTGCTGGGCAACGGCCGCTGGTTCGACACCTACATCGCGAACCTCACCACCCCCGTCTCCGCGGGAGGCAACTGA
- a CDS encoding MCE family protein has protein sequence MMRLPTVPRVGLIPRLVAALVVVALAAGAYAFWPRQDDLHVTGEFTRAVGLFPGSDVRILGVAVGKVTEVTPKGDKVEVKFQFDRKYKVPADAKAAVVAPSLVSDRYVQLLPAYTSGPVMKDDAQIGLDRTAVPVELDRISSSLDDLLVALGPNGANKDGAFADVLDTGAKNLDGQGQKLHDTNRDLSKALETLSGGRNDLFGTVKNLQAFTTMLATNDDQVRRLNTDLANVSVQLDGERDDLAAALKNLAVALSEVSSFVHDNRAGLTTNLKQLADVTGTIAKQRDALAETLTNAPVAVSNLQNAYNPQTGTLDTRANVNENLKLQNLLCSLITEGGQSASLCKTVNGVLKPVEDLLDTLDGLGVKLPLDLLSALPQSQSGGATSGPSATGSTVRMRGADPTLGGLLGGTR, from the coding sequence ATGATGCGCCTGCCCACCGTGCCCCGCGTCGGCCTCATCCCGAGGCTCGTCGCCGCCCTCGTCGTGGTCGCGCTGGCCGCCGGCGCGTACGCCTTCTGGCCGCGCCAGGACGACCTCCACGTGACCGGGGAGTTCACCCGCGCGGTCGGCCTCTTCCCGGGTTCGGACGTCCGCATCCTCGGCGTCGCCGTCGGCAAGGTCACCGAGGTCACCCCCAAGGGCGACAAGGTCGAGGTGAAGTTCCAGTTCGACCGCAAGTACAAGGTGCCCGCGGACGCGAAGGCGGCCGTGGTGGCCCCCTCGCTGGTGAGCGACCGCTACGTGCAGCTGCTGCCGGCCTACACCTCGGGTCCGGTCATGAAGGACGACGCGCAGATCGGGCTGGACCGCACCGCGGTCCCGGTGGAGCTGGACCGGATCTCCTCGAGCCTCGACGACCTGCTGGTCGCCCTCGGCCCCAACGGCGCCAACAAGGACGGTGCCTTCGCGGACGTGCTCGACACCGGCGCCAAGAACCTCGACGGGCAGGGCCAGAAGCTGCACGACACCAACCGCGACCTGTCCAAGGCACTGGAGACGCTGTCGGGCGGTCGCAACGACCTGTTCGGGACGGTGAAGAACCTGCAGGCCTTCACGACCATGCTGGCCACCAACGACGACCAGGTGCGGCGGCTGAACACCGACCTCGCCAACGTGTCGGTGCAGCTGGACGGCGAGCGCGACGACCTGGCGGCCGCGCTGAAGAACCTGGCCGTCGCGCTCAGCGAGGTCAGCTCCTTCGTGCACGACAACCGCGCGGGCCTCACGACGAACCTGAAGCAGCTGGCCGACGTGACCGGCACGATCGCGAAGCAGCGCGACGCCCTGGCGGAGACGCTGACCAACGCCCCCGTGGCCGTGAGCAACCTGCAGAACGCCTACAACCCCCAGACCGGCACCCTCGACACCCGCGCCAACGTCAACGAGAACCTCAAGCTCCAGAACCTGCTGTGCAGCCTGATCACCGAGGGCGGTCAGTCGGCCTCGCTGTGCAAGACCGTCAACGGCGTGCTCAAGCCGGTCGAGGACCTGCTCGACACGCTCGACGGGCTGGGCGTGAAGCTGCCCCTCGACCTGCTGTCGGCGCTGCCGCAGTCCCAGAGCGGCGGCGCGACGTCCGGCCCGTCGGCGACCGGCAGCACGGTCCGGATGCGTGGCGCCGACCCGACCCTGGGTGGCCTCCTGGGAGGCACCCGATGA
- a CDS encoding MCE family protein has protein sequence MSHQPTTTRTSGTTTGMARGRRLLSGAVVAATVLGVSGCQGAFDLPLPGGAANRGDIFRVTAEFADVLDLVPQSSVKVDQVTVGSVEKIELNGWTARVTLRLPKDVDLPDNAVAELKQTSLLGEKYVQLSPPTTGAPEGHLGEGDNIPLARTGRNPEVEEVLSAMSLLLNGGGVAQLKVIETELNNAMRGNQAQIKDVIKQLDTFVGGLDQQKSEIVRAIDNIDKLSARLAAQKDDIAAALEALPKGLKVLADQRQQLVQMLQALSRLGAVGTQVIQQSKADTAANLKALAPILAQLTKAGDDLPKSLQLLLTYPFSDATTGAMRGDFTNMSADLDLNLSNLAGNLGIPTTPPGGGGLPTTPPSLPTLPIPSVTIPPLPGAPTPTGTQPPCTIPLLCPGGGS, from the coding sequence ATGAGCCACCAGCCGACCACCACCCGGACCAGCGGGACCACCACCGGTATGGCGCGTGGCCGGCGGCTGCTCTCCGGCGCGGTCGTGGCCGCCACCGTCCTCGGTGTGTCCGGGTGCCAGGGCGCCTTCGACCTGCCGCTCCCGGGCGGTGCCGCCAACCGCGGCGACATCTTCCGGGTCACCGCGGAGTTCGCCGACGTGCTCGACCTGGTGCCGCAGTCGTCGGTCAAGGTCGACCAGGTCACCGTCGGCTCGGTCGAGAAGATCGAGCTCAACGGCTGGACCGCCCGGGTGACCCTGCGCCTCCCGAAGGACGTGGACCTGCCGGACAACGCCGTCGCCGAGCTCAAGCAGACCTCCCTGCTGGGTGAGAAGTACGTCCAGCTGTCGCCGCCTACGACGGGCGCGCCCGAGGGGCACCTGGGGGAGGGGGACAACATCCCGTTGGCGCGCACCGGCCGCAACCCCGAGGTCGAGGAGGTCCTCAGCGCGATGTCGCTGCTGCTCAACGGCGGCGGGGTGGCCCAGCTCAAGGTGATCGAGACCGAGCTCAACAACGCCATGCGCGGCAACCAGGCGCAGATCAAGGACGTCATCAAGCAGCTCGACACGTTCGTCGGGGGGCTCGACCAGCAGAAGTCGGAGATCGTCCGCGCGATCGACAACATCGACAAGCTCTCGGCCAGGCTGGCCGCCCAGAAGGACGACATCGCCGCCGCGCTCGAAGCCCTGCCCAAGGGCCTGAAGGTGCTCGCCGACCAGCGCCAGCAGCTGGTGCAGATGCTCCAGGCGCTGAGCCGTCTCGGCGCCGTCGGCACCCAGGTGATCCAGCAGAGCAAGGCCGACACGGCCGCCAACCTCAAGGCGCTGGCGCCGATCCTGGCGCAGCTGACCAAGGCCGGCGACGACCTGCCGAAGTCGCTCCAGCTGCTGCTGACCTACCCGTTCTCCGACGCGACGACCGGGGCGATGCGGGGCGACTTCACCAACATGTCGGCCGACCTCGACCTCAACCTCAGCAACCTCGCGGGCAACCTGGGCATCCCGACCACCCCGCCCGGTGGCGGTGGCCTCCCGACCACCCCGCCCAGCCTCCCGACCCTGCCCATCCCCAGCGTGACCATCCCGCCGCTGCCGGGCGCTCCCACCCCGACCGGCACCCAGCCGCCGTGCACCATCCCGCTCCTCTGCCCCGGAGGTGGGTCGTGA
- a CDS encoding MCE family protein encodes MIRRSVQVQLFAFLLLTLFTVSILSARYVGLYDRVAGGQYHVTADFEQSGGIFVGSEVSYRGVTVGTVDDLRLSKDGVVVDAKIKRGVRIPKDTKVVVENRSAVGEQYLDFQPRSDRGPVLADGDAIPRKDTAYPLRVDTLLLDLDQTVNSVDKQDLSTVVDELGKGFADGGEDLQRLIDSGDRLTRSATEALPETKKLIDDGRIVLDTQRDSSGDIKVFAKNFADLSETLKGSDGDLRLILDRGAVASKELDTLVKDNRGNLAALLANLITIGQVTTARVDGIQQLLVTYPDVVAGGYTVVPGDGSAHFGLALAQDPPVCTQGYGGTKKKSTRDLSNTKANTSARCTAPRGSGTSVRGAQNAPGPSSSTNSTVPFAFGDQPVSPGMAASLGMSTPQVSVPVPPAGGESSEASWLWIMKEAAR; translated from the coding sequence GTGATCCGCCGGTCCGTGCAGGTGCAGCTGTTCGCCTTCCTGCTCCTCACGTTGTTCACCGTCTCGATCCTGTCGGCGCGCTACGTCGGCCTCTACGACCGGGTGGCCGGCGGGCAGTACCACGTGACGGCCGACTTCGAGCAGTCCGGCGGCATCTTCGTCGGCTCCGAGGTCTCCTACCGCGGCGTCACCGTCGGCACGGTCGACGACCTGCGGCTGTCCAAGGACGGCGTGGTCGTCGACGCGAAGATCAAGCGCGGCGTGCGGATCCCCAAGGACACCAAGGTCGTCGTCGAGAACCGCTCCGCCGTCGGCGAGCAGTACCTCGACTTCCAGCCGCGCAGCGACCGGGGCCCCGTGCTCGCCGACGGCGACGCGATCCCACGCAAGGACACGGCATACCCCCTACGGGTCGACACGCTCCTCCTGGACCTCGACCAGACCGTCAACTCGGTCGACAAGCAGGACCTGTCGACCGTGGTCGACGAGCTCGGCAAGGGCTTCGCCGACGGCGGCGAGGACCTCCAGCGGCTGATCGACAGCGGTGACCGGCTCACCCGGTCGGCGACCGAGGCGCTGCCGGAGACGAAGAAGCTGATCGACGACGGCCGGATCGTGCTCGACACGCAGCGCGACTCCTCCGGCGACATCAAGGTGTTCGCGAAGAACTTCGCCGACCTGTCCGAGACCCTCAAGGGCTCGGACGGCGACCTGCGGCTCATCCTCGACCGGGGCGCCGTCGCCTCCAAGGAGCTGGACACCCTCGTCAAGGACAACCGGGGCAACCTCGCCGCGCTGTTGGCCAACCTGATCACCATCGGCCAGGTCACCACCGCTCGCGTGGACGGCATCCAGCAGCTGCTCGTCACCTACCCCGACGTGGTCGCCGGTGGCTACACCGTGGTGCCCGGCGACGGGTCGGCGCACTTCGGGCTGGCGCTGGCCCAGGACCCCCCGGTCTGCACGCAGGGCTACGGCGGCACGAAGAAGAAGAGCACCCGCGACCTCAGCAACACCAAGGCCAACACCTCGGCCAGGTGCACCGCCCCCCGCGGCTCGGGCACCAGCGTCCGCGGCGCGCAGAACGCCCCCGGGCCCTCGTCGAGCACGAACTCCACCGTTCCGTTCGCTTTCGGCGACCAACCCGTATCCCCGGGCATGGCTGCGTCGTTGGGCATGTCGACGCCACAGGTTTCGGTTCCTGTTCCTCCCGCCGGGGGTGAGAGCAGCGAGGCCTCGTGGTTGTGGATCATGAAGGAGGCTGCTCGATGA